From Penicillium psychrofluorescens genome assembly, chromosome: 1, one genomic window encodes:
- a CDS encoding uncharacterized protein (ID:PFLUO_000671-T1.cds;~source:funannotate) produces the protein MTKGTSSFGKRHNKTHVLPVRTEVANLYNSSWNELKDGDDEWGWKMDTRIATKKEFGTDEFFLRLRIGRRSLHVQKHTCSNCGYPSAKTRKYNWGEKAMRRKTTGSGRLRSLRDVHRRFKNGFQVGTPKGARGPENH, from the exons AGGGTACCTCGAGCTTCGGAAAGCGCCACAACAAGACGCACGTTCT TCCCGTTCGAACCGAAGTCGCAAATCTCTACAACAGCAGTTGGAATGAGTTGAaagatggcgacgacgaatGGGGCTGGAAGATGGACACAAGAATTGCTACGAAGAAGGAATTTGGGACTGACGAGTTTTTCTTGCGACTGCGTATAGGCCGCCGCTCTCTCCACGTTCAGAAGCACACCTGCTCCAACTGTGGCTACCCTTCTGCTAAGACCCGCAAGT ACAACTGgggcgagaaggccatgCGGCGCAAGACCACCGGCAGCGGCCGCCTCAGGTCTCTGCGTGACGTGCACCGCCGCTTCAAGAACGGTTTCCAGGTCGGCACCCCCAAGGGCGCCCGTGGTCCCGAGAACCACTAA